One genomic window of Paenibacillus xylanilyticus includes the following:
- a CDS encoding LCP family protein, whose product MMENSAAHLTRRKPKKPKKRWKKPLIITLSVLIVLGGLGYVYQKQLVLLAFNLFASGTVKEALDDSYKPVGDQNAEVPVIQHTDPFSLLLLGIDQRDNEPSRSDTIIYSVVRPEDNKVLLLSIPRDSYTEIVGRDVKSKINSAYAHGEAKMAMDTVENLLGNKVDFYAAINFNGLKDIVDAVGGVELPIKKNIENKLKSHEKLFVEANKPIYSGEEALGYVRYREDSDFNRTMRHRIFLSAFMNRALEVKNLTKIPDVIKIAGSNFTTNMSSDFIVNFAESLYMKDSAPTISNYMLKGEGATRSGTWYYDLSEDDLQHVRTMLSNWLDPDATDIIEPESADGEEKDAA is encoded by the coding sequence ATGATGGAAAACAGTGCTGCACATTTAACCCGCCGGAAGCCGAAGAAACCGAAGAAGAGATGGAAGAAACCTCTAATCATTACCCTAAGCGTGCTGATCGTGCTGGGAGGACTCGGATATGTCTACCAAAAACAACTTGTACTGTTGGCATTTAACCTATTTGCCTCAGGTACGGTGAAGGAAGCGCTGGATGATTCCTACAAGCCGGTTGGAGATCAGAATGCAGAAGTTCCTGTGATACAACACACTGACCCATTCTCGCTACTGCTGCTGGGGATTGATCAACGGGATAATGAACCAAGCCGTTCGGATACGATCATCTATTCCGTCGTGCGTCCGGAAGACAATAAAGTGCTGCTGCTGTCCATTCCGCGAGACTCCTATACCGAGATTGTCGGGCGGGATGTGAAATCGAAGATTAATTCAGCTTATGCCCATGGTGAAGCCAAGATGGCTATGGATACGGTGGAGAATCTGCTGGGAAACAAGGTAGACTTCTATGCCGCAATTAATTTTAACGGACTCAAGGATATTGTCGATGCGGTTGGCGGCGTTGAGCTGCCGATCAAGAAAAATATTGAGAACAAGCTCAAGAGTCATGAGAAGCTGTTTGTTGAAGCAAATAAACCCATCTATAGCGGCGAAGAAGCGCTCGGCTATGTCAGATACCGGGAAGACTCCGATTTTAACCGGACGATGCGCCACCGGATTTTCCTGAGCGCGTTCATGAATCGTGCATTGGAGGTCAAAAATCTGACCAAGATCCCGGACGTCATCAAGATTGCCGGATCGAATTTTACAACCAACATGAGCTCGGATTTCATCGTGAACTTTGCCGAGTCCTTATATATGAAAGACAGCGCGCCAACAATCAGCAACTATATGCTGAAGGGTGAAGGCGCAACCCGCAGTGGGACTTGGTATTATGATCTATCGGAGGATGATCTGCAGCATGTACGGACCATGCTCAGCAACTGGCTTGACCCGGATGCCACCGACATCATCGAACCTGAATCCGCAGATGGGGAAGAGAAAGATGCAGCATAA
- a CDS encoding pectinesterase family protein has product MKESISKDKNARTYTVSLDGSGDFATIQAAIDSFVNSAGPGKDVGQALAVYVDGDLTAFRKCRFIGHQDTIFTGPLPEQPIDRSFFGGPREGAERRKLRQYYEDCYIEGDIDFIFGSATAVFKGCEIFAKKRAFDDPTASAEAVHGWITAASTPEDVRYGYVFIDCSLTSNAPPQSVYLGRPWRNHAKVCFLHCWMGAHVKQEGWHNWNKPDAEASVVFAEYNSRGPGAGSGAGRVPWATILNEEQAGEYSLSRVLSGEDEWQPFG; this is encoded by the coding sequence ATGAAAGAGTCGATATCCAAGGATAAGAACGCCCGCACATATACGGTTTCACTCGATGGGAGCGGTGATTTTGCCACGATTCAGGCTGCGATTGATTCCTTCGTAAATTCGGCCGGTCCCGGCAAGGATGTTGGGCAGGCTCTTGCCGTATATGTGGATGGGGACCTGACCGCTTTTCGCAAATGTCGTTTCATCGGACATCAGGATACGATCTTCACCGGGCCGCTTCCGGAACAGCCAATAGATCGGAGCTTCTTCGGTGGTCCCCGAGAAGGGGCAGAAAGGCGGAAGCTGCGCCAATATTATGAAGACTGTTATATCGAGGGCGATATCGATTTTATTTTTGGTTCGGCTACAGCTGTATTCAAGGGTTGTGAGATTTTTGCGAAGAAACGCGCGTTTGATGACCCTACTGCCTCTGCAGAGGCAGTTCATGGCTGGATCACTGCAGCTTCTACACCGGAAGATGTCCGGTACGGCTATGTGTTCATCGACTGCTCCCTGACCAGCAATGCACCTCCGCAATCCGTATACCTCGGCAGGCCGTGGAGAAATCACGCCAAAGTATGCTTCCTGCATTGCTGGATGGGTGCTCATGTGAAGCAGGAGGGCTGGCATAACTGGAACAAACCTGATGCAGAGGCCAGCGTGGTGTTCGCCGAATATAACAGCAGGGGCCCGGGAGCAGGGAGCGGGGCGGGGCGAGTGCCGTGGGCAACCATTTTGAATGAGGAGCAGGCCGGGGAATATTCATTATCTCGCGTGCTATCCGGAGAGGATGAATGGCAGCCCTTTGGCTGA
- a CDS encoding chitinase — MNQAVRVRPVIIVALAFLLIISWFAPRADAAAQWQAGTAYKKGDLVTYQNKNYECIQSHTALNGWEPPLVPALWTYVGDGPGEGGETPVPDTTPPSIPAGLTSSSITATSVQLTWSASTDNVGVTGYDVYQNGALVKSTSAVTTTISGLTSGTAYVFTVKAKDAAGNVSAASNPLSVTTSTGTPNPGPIGNKWLIGYWHNFDNGSTNIRLRNVSTAYDIINVSFAEPVSHGSGTLAFTPYNATTAEFKSDIAYLQSQGKKVLLSMGGANGTIELTDASKRQQFEESLKSIISTYGFNGLDIDLEGSSLSLNAGDTDFRNPTTPKIVNLIQGVKAVKSHFGSEFILTAAPETAYVQGGYLSYGGPWGAYLPVIHALRNDLTLLHVQHYNSGSMVGLDGRSYAQGTADFHVAMAEMLLQGFQVGGSSGSFFSPLRPDQIAIGVPASQQAAGGGYTSPAELQKALNYLIKGVSYGGSYTLRQPAGYPGLKGIMTWSINWDAYTNHQFSNAHRSYLNGLSTQTTKEVVY, encoded by the coding sequence TTGAATCAAGCTGTTCGAGTCCGCCCGGTTATCATAGTCGCTTTGGCATTTCTTCTGATCATTTCGTGGTTTGCACCAAGAGCAGACGCCGCTGCCCAGTGGCAGGCCGGCACCGCATACAAGAAAGGAGACCTCGTAACATATCAAAACAAAAATTATGAATGCATTCAGTCCCATACGGCTTTGAACGGCTGGGAGCCTCCTCTGGTTCCTGCACTATGGACCTATGTTGGAGATGGTCCCGGGGAGGGAGGAGAGACACCTGTTCCGGATACAACCCCACCCTCCATTCCTGCAGGCTTAACCTCATCTTCGATCACGGCAACCTCAGTCCAGCTTACCTGGAGTGCATCCACGGATAATGTGGGGGTGACCGGATACGACGTTTACCAAAATGGGGCTCTCGTGAAGAGCACCTCAGCTGTAACAACGACAATAAGTGGGCTAACTAGCGGCACAGCTTATGTTTTTACAGTAAAAGCAAAAGATGCTGCAGGCAATGTGTCTGCTGCAAGCAATCCCCTCAGTGTAACGACTTCCACGGGAACTCCGAATCCGGGGCCAATCGGTAACAAATGGCTGATCGGCTACTGGCACAACTTCGACAATGGCTCTACCAATATCAGACTTCGCAACGTATCCACAGCTTACGACATCATTAATGTTTCCTTTGCCGAACCGGTTTCGCACGGCAGCGGCACGCTCGCTTTTACTCCATATAACGCAACGACAGCCGAATTCAAATCGGATATTGCGTATCTTCAGAGTCAGGGAAAAAAAGTACTGCTGTCCATGGGAGGAGCCAATGGAACGATTGAGCTTACCGATGCGAGCAAGAGGCAGCAGTTCGAGGAGTCACTGAAATCCATTATTTCAACTTACGGTTTCAATGGTCTGGATATCGACCTGGAAGGAAGCTCCCTCTCCCTGAATGCAGGGGATACCGATTTCCGTAATCCGACGACACCCAAGATCGTTAATCTCATCCAGGGTGTCAAGGCGGTCAAGTCACACTTTGGCAGTGAGTTCATACTTACAGCAGCACCGGAGACGGCCTATGTCCAAGGTGGTTATCTGTCCTATGGCGGTCCCTGGGGAGCATATCTGCCGGTGATCCATGCCTTGCGTAACGACCTGACGTTGCTCCATGTGCAGCACTACAACAGTGGCTCCATGGTCGGGCTGGACGGGCGCTCCTACGCTCAGGGCACAGCTGATTTCCACGTAGCCATGGCCGAGATGCTGCTTCAGGGCTTTCAAGTAGGTGGAAGCTCGGGTTCATTCTTCAGTCCGTTGCGTCCGGATCAGATTGCGATCGGTGTACCGGCATCCCAGCAGGCAGCCGGTGGGGGCTATACATCACCTGCCGAGCTGCAGAAGGCATTGAATTACTTGATCAAGGGTGTATCCTACGGCGGTTCTTATACTTTGCGCCAACCCGCGGGGTATCCGGGCCTTAAGGGCATTATGACCTGGTCCATTAACTGGGATGCATATACGAACCATCAATTTTCAAACGCACATCGTTCGTATCTGAACGGGCTCAGCACGCAAACGACGAAGGAGGTTGTGTACTAA
- a CDS encoding winged helix-turn-helix transcriptional regulator gives MNRKKYNISVEATLEVIGGKWKCVILCHLTHGKKRTSDLKRIMPAITQKMLTQQLRELEDDGIVNRIVYNQVPPKVEYELSEYGWSLEPILNALCNWGEQHIVKEYGDKSAMLEDNGLNHFDSDENKELIKQ, from the coding sequence ATGAACAGAAAAAAATACAATATCTCGGTCGAGGCTACGCTTGAAGTGATCGGCGGCAAGTGGAAGTGTGTTATTCTCTGTCATCTCACGCATGGCAAAAAACGCACCAGTGATCTTAAGCGTATTATGCCCGCCATTACCCAAAAGATGTTAACCCAGCAGCTTCGGGAGCTGGAGGACGACGGCATCGTGAACCGGATCGTCTATAATCAGGTCCCGCCCAAGGTAGAGTATGAGCTCAGTGAATATGGCTGGAGTCTGGAGCCGATTCTGAATGCACTATGCAATTGGGGAGAGCAGCACATCGTGAAGGAGTACGGAGACAAATCAGCGATGCTCGAGGACAATGGATTGAACCATTTTGATTCGGATGAGAACAAGGAGCTGATCAAGCAATGA
- a CDS encoding aldo/keto reductase has product MTAQHLQSTVALHNGVQMPWFGLGVFKVEEGAELIEAVKKAIQHGYRSIDTAAIYGNESGVGQAIAEALKENNLKREELFVTSKAWTADLGYEETLAAFDTTLNKLGLEYLDLYLIHWPKAGKYKGAWKAMEELYAAGRIKAIGVSNFQIHHLEDLMQDAKVKPMVNQVEYHPRLTQVELKAFCEKHGIQLEAWSPLMQGQLLDNPVLTEIASAKGKSVAQVILRWDLQNGVITIPKSTKENRIIENSSIFDFELSNDEMDRISALNEDVRVGPDPDNFDF; this is encoded by the coding sequence ATGACAGCACAACACTTACAATCCACAGTAGCTTTGCATAACGGCGTTCAAATGCCTTGGTTTGGACTAGGCGTATTTAAGGTAGAAGAAGGCGCAGAATTGATCGAAGCGGTCAAAAAAGCAATTCAGCATGGATACCGCAGCATTGATACTGCCGCTATATACGGTAACGAATCCGGTGTTGGACAGGCGATTGCCGAAGCGTTGAAAGAAAACAACCTGAAGCGCGAAGAACTGTTTGTCACTTCCAAAGCCTGGACTGCAGACCTTGGATATGAAGAAACTCTTGCAGCCTTCGATACAACTTTGAACAAGCTCGGTCTGGAATATCTGGATCTGTACCTGATTCACTGGCCAAAAGCGGGCAAATACAAAGGTGCATGGAAAGCGATGGAAGAGCTCTATGCTGCAGGACGTATCAAAGCGATTGGAGTAAGCAACTTCCAGATCCATCACCTTGAAGACCTGATGCAGGATGCCAAAGTGAAACCGATGGTTAACCAAGTCGAGTACCATCCTCGCCTTACTCAGGTTGAACTGAAAGCCTTCTGTGAGAAACATGGTATTCAGCTTGAAGCCTGGTCCCCGCTGATGCAAGGTCAACTGCTGGACAACCCGGTGCTTACCGAGATTGCTTCTGCCAAAGGCAAATCCGTGGCACAAGTCATCCTGCGCTGGGATCTGCAAAACGGTGTCATCACCATTCCGAAGTCCACTAAGGAAAATCGGATCATTGAGAACTCTTCCATCTTCGACTTTGAATTGTCCAACGATGAGATGGATCGAATCAGCGCCCTCAACGAAGATGTTCGTGTTGGACCAGACCCGGACAACTTTGATTTCTAA
- a CDS encoding MFS transporter has translation MVQDSKRSTWALLALAISAFAIGTTEFISVGLLPLIAGDLGISVTTAGLTVTLYALGVTFGAPILTSLTSTVSRKTLLMAIMVVFIAGNTMAALSSGITMLLIARIISALSHGVFMSIGSTIAADLVPANRRASAIAIMFSGLTIATVTGVPLGTLIGQHLGWRAAFILIVIVGIIALIGNMVLVPSTLQRGTRTAFRDQLKLVTGGRLLLAFAITAVGYGGTFVVFTYLSPLLHDISGYSEKTVAAILLLYGIAIAIGNIIGGKAANRDPLKALFYMFIVQTIILGILYFTVPFKLAALLTILGMGLLAFMNVPGLQMYVVTLAERYAPQAKDVASAFNIAAFNAGIAIGAYLGGVITDSIGLVHTTWVGAIMVLAAVLLTGWARVLERRSSVA, from the coding sequence ATGGTACAAGATTCAAAACGCAGCACCTGGGCCCTGCTCGCACTGGCCATTAGTGCGTTTGCCATCGGCACCACTGAGTTTATCAGTGTTGGACTGCTGCCACTCATTGCGGGTGACCTGGGCATTTCCGTAACTACAGCGGGACTGACCGTTACTTTATATGCGCTCGGTGTAACCTTCGGGGCGCCCATCCTGACCTCATTAACTTCAACCGTGTCACGCAAGACACTGTTGATGGCCATCATGGTTGTTTTCATTGCAGGCAATACGATGGCCGCGCTATCCAGTGGCATCACCATGCTGCTTATAGCCCGGATTATTTCAGCCCTGTCACATGGGGTGTTTATGTCCATCGGTTCCACTATTGCGGCTGACCTCGTGCCAGCAAACCGCCGGGCCAGTGCCATTGCGATTATGTTCTCGGGCCTGACCATCGCTACCGTGACCGGGGTGCCTCTGGGTACGCTGATCGGTCAACATTTAGGCTGGCGTGCTGCTTTTATTCTCATTGTTATTGTCGGTATCATTGCCCTAATTGGTAATATGGTACTTGTTCCTTCCACGCTGCAGCGTGGAACACGCACAGCATTCCGTGACCAATTGAAGCTTGTAACGGGAGGAAGGCTGCTGCTGGCGTTTGCGATTACAGCGGTCGGTTATGGAGGTACATTCGTCGTTTTCACGTACCTGTCTCCGCTTCTGCATGATATCAGCGGATATTCCGAGAAAACCGTGGCAGCCATTCTGTTGTTATACGGAATCGCCATCGCAATCGGCAATATCATTGGGGGCAAAGCCGCCAACCGTGATCCGCTGAAGGCATTATTTTATATGTTTATCGTTCAAACGATCATTCTGGGCATACTGTACTTTACCGTACCGTTTAAGCTGGCAGCACTGCTCACCATTCTCGGCATGGGTCTGCTTGCCTTCATGAATGTACCCGGACTTCAGATGTATGTCGTCACGCTCGCAGAACGCTATGCGCCACAGGCTAAGGATGTGGCTTCTGCCTTCAACATCGCTGCCTTTAATGCGGGTATTGCCATAGGCGCATACCTGGGCGGGGTCATTACCGACTCCATTGGGCTCGTGCATACGACTTGGGTTGGTGCAATTATGGTTCTTGCCGCCGTTCTTCTTACAGGATGGGCCAGAGTACTTGAACGCAGATCATCAGTTGCATAA
- a CDS encoding MarR family winged helix-turn-helix transcriptional regulator, translated as MSSQYKNAHESPGHLLWQVTTMWQKEVRRVLDPLGLTPPQFVLLHGCLWLNERDTEGKGVTQVQLANFANVDVNVTSQVLRALEKRGLILRSRHQTDTRANIITTTPEGTELANRGIQLVEEADRQFFDLVSDHKEEYMDIMRELIKNKSE; from the coding sequence ATGAGTTCACAGTATAAAAACGCACATGAAAGTCCAGGACACCTGCTGTGGCAGGTTACAACGATGTGGCAGAAGGAAGTGCGCAGGGTGCTTGATCCCTTGGGATTAACCCCGCCGCAATTTGTGCTTCTGCATGGCTGCTTATGGCTGAATGAGAGAGATACGGAAGGGAAAGGCGTAACGCAGGTTCAGCTTGCGAATTTTGCCAACGTGGATGTGAATGTGACCTCTCAGGTTCTTCGAGCGCTTGAAAAGCGGGGGTTAATCCTTCGCAGTCGCCATCAGACCGACACCCGTGCGAACATTATTACTACAACGCCGGAAGGCACGGAGCTGGCCAATCGGGGAATTCAGCTGGTTGAAGAGGCTGACAGACAATTCTTTGACCTGGTAAGCGATCATAAGGAAGAGTATATGGACATTATGCGGGAGCTTATCAAAAATAAATCGGAATAA
- a CDS encoding aldo/keto reductase, whose product MEYRRLGSSGLRVSALGLGTNAFGKRADDAASTRIIHAALDQGINFIDTANIYAGTESERIIGQALQGRRENAVLATKAGLPRHDGPHGRGSSRYHLQQELEQSLRRLQTDYVDLYQIHTFDPHTPLEETLRTLDDMVSSGKVRYIGASNYAAWELMKALGISEMKGHVRYISTQTSYSLADRTPELELVPMCLDQGVGIIPYFPLAGGILTGKYNGQAGIPSGSRADTDPSFNRFLLEHNVRLGEQVREKAAEYGCSPSVLSLAWLLARPAVSTVIVGATRTEQLEHNLASLSLELTPDMITELDQLSDSFRHGEPFASYRLE is encoded by the coding sequence ATGGAATATCGACGTTTGGGCAGCAGCGGCTTGCGTGTATCGGCACTTGGTCTCGGTACGAATGCTTTTGGTAAACGTGCAGATGACGCGGCTTCAACCCGCATTATTCATGCAGCACTGGATCAGGGAATCAACTTTATCGATACCGCCAACATCTACGCCGGAACCGAATCGGAACGGATTATTGGACAGGCCCTGCAGGGTCGTAGGGAAAACGCTGTGCTTGCAACCAAGGCCGGACTTCCCCGGCATGATGGTCCGCATGGGCGAGGTTCCTCCCGCTATCATCTGCAGCAAGAACTGGAACAGAGCCTCCGGCGTCTGCAGACGGACTATGTGGATCTGTATCAGATCCACACGTTTGATCCGCACACTCCGCTGGAGGAAACCTTGCGAACGCTGGACGATATGGTGTCCTCCGGTAAAGTTCGCTATATCGGGGCCTCCAACTATGCGGCCTGGGAACTCATGAAAGCTCTTGGCATCAGTGAAATGAAAGGTCATGTACGCTATATTTCCACTCAAACCAGCTACTCCCTGGCAGACCGCACACCAGAGCTGGAACTTGTCCCCATGTGTCTTGATCAAGGCGTCGGAATCATCCCCTATTTCCCACTTGCAGGCGGCATTCTGACTGGCAAATATAATGGACAAGCGGGCATTCCTTCGGGCTCCCGAGCGGATACGGATCCATCCTTCAACCGGTTCCTGCTTGAGCACAATGTCAGATTAGGAGAGCAGGTACGCGAGAAAGCAGCAGAATACGGCTGCTCTCCAAGTGTTCTGTCGCTCGCCTGGCTGCTGGCTCGTCCAGCCGTTTCGACCGTTATCGTCGGGGCCACACGTACCGAGCAGCTGGAGCATAACCTGGCTAGTTTAAGCCTGGAGCTTACGCCAGACATGATCACAGAGCTGGATCAACTCAGTGACTCGTTCCGTCATGGTGAGCCGTTCGCCTCGTACCGGCTCGAATAG
- a CDS encoding glycosyl hydrolase family 18 protein: MSYKAKHMGFKKVGKVLLGVVLLLSVIIPSFTLQSRTAEAAEAYKIVGYYPAWAAYGRNYNVTDIDPTKVTHINYAFADICWNGIHGNPDPSGPNPVTWSCQNEKSQTINVPNGTIVLGDPWIDTGKQFAGDTWDQPYAGNINQLNKLKQVNPNLKTIISIGGWTWSNRFSDVAATSATREVFANSAVDFLRKYNFDGVDLDWEYPVSGGLDGNSKRPEDKQNYTLLLSKIREKLDAAEAVDGKEYLLTIASGASPTYAANTELANIASIVDWINIMTYDFNGAWQKISAHNAPLNADPAAASAGVPDSNTFNVAAGAQGHLNAGVPAAKLVLGVPFYGRGWDGCAQANNGQYQTCSGGSSIGTWEAGSFDFYDLEANYINKNGYTRYWNDTAKVPFLYNASNKRFISYDDAESIGHKTAYIKSKGLGGAMFWELSGDRNKTLQNKLKSDLSTGGTVPPADTTAPSVPGNARSTGVTASSVTLAWNASTDNVGVTGYNVYNGTSLVTSVTGTTATISGLAPGTSYTFTVKAKDAAGNLSAASNSVTVSTTVQPGGDTQAPTVPTNLTSTAKTSSTITLSWAASTDNVGVTGYEVYNGTALVTTVSGTSATVTGLTADTSYTFTVKAKDAAGNLSAASSALTVKTEVGTTNPGVSAWQANTAYVVGQLVTYNGKTYKCLQSHTSLTGWEPSNVAALWQLQP, translated from the coding sequence ATGTCATATAAAGCCAAACACATGGGTTTCAAAAAAGTCGGTAAGGTTCTCCTCGGTGTGGTCCTGCTCTTATCTGTCATCATCCCTTCATTTACCCTTCAATCTCGAACGGCCGAAGCAGCAGAAGCCTATAAAATTGTCGGTTACTATCCTGCCTGGGCGGCATACGGACGAAACTACAATGTGACGGATATTGATCCCACCAAGGTGACGCATATCAACTATGCCTTTGCCGATATTTGTTGGAACGGCATTCATGGAAATCCAGACCCTTCGGGCCCCAATCCGGTGACTTGGAGCTGCCAGAATGAGAAGAGCCAGACAATCAATGTACCGAATGGAACGATTGTTCTCGGAGACCCCTGGATCGACACAGGCAAACAATTTGCCGGGGACACATGGGATCAGCCCTATGCAGGGAATATTAATCAGCTCAACAAGCTGAAGCAGGTCAATCCGAATCTGAAAACAATCATCTCCATTGGAGGATGGACGTGGTCCAACCGTTTCTCCGATGTAGCCGCAACATCAGCTACCCGTGAGGTCTTTGCCAACTCTGCCGTCGATTTCCTGCGGAAATACAACTTTGACGGAGTGGATCTTGACTGGGAATATCCGGTATCAGGCGGGCTGGATGGCAACAGCAAGCGTCCAGAAGATAAGCAAAATTATACCCTTCTCCTAAGCAAAATCCGCGAGAAGCTGGATGCGGCAGAAGCCGTTGACGGCAAAGAGTACCTGCTTACGATTGCAAGCGGAGCATCTCCAACCTATGCTGCCAATACGGAGCTTGCGAACATCGCTTCCATCGTTGACTGGATTAACATCATGACCTACGATTTTAACGGAGCCTGGCAGAAAATCAGCGCACACAATGCACCGCTGAATGCGGATCCTGCCGCTGCAAGTGCAGGGGTACCAGATAGCAATACTTTTAATGTGGCTGCCGGAGCACAAGGACATCTGAATGCAGGAGTACCGGCTGCCAAGCTGGTGCTGGGTGTTCCATTTTACGGTCGAGGCTGGGATGGATGTGCACAGGCGAATAACGGCCAGTATCAAACGTGTTCGGGTGGTTCTTCTATAGGAACTTGGGAGGCAGGCTCCTTTGACTTTTACGATCTGGAAGCGAACTATATTAATAAGAATGGATACACACGCTATTGGAACGACACAGCCAAAGTGCCGTTTCTCTATAACGCCTCCAACAAGCGCTTCATCAGCTATGACGATGCGGAGTCCATTGGACACAAAACCGCATATATCAAGAGCAAAGGGCTTGGCGGAGCGATGTTCTGGGAGCTCAGTGGGGACCGCAACAAGACACTCCAAAACAAGTTGAAATCGGATCTGTCAACCGGGGGTACAGTGCCTCCTGCGGATACGACGGCACCGAGTGTACCGGGTAATGCCCGTTCGACAGGAGTAACGGCAAGCTCCGTAACCTTGGCCTGGAATGCTTCGACGGATAACGTTGGCGTTACCGGCTATAACGTCTACAATGGCACTAGCCTAGTGACTTCCGTTACTGGAACAACCGCAACAATTAGCGGGCTTGCACCAGGTACTTCCTATACCTTTACGGTAAAAGCAAAGGATGCCGCAGGCAATCTATCCGCAGCTAGTAATAGCGTTACAGTAAGCACTACGGTTCAGCCGGGGGGAGATACCCAAGCACCAACCGTGCCGACCAACCTCACATCAACTGCCAAAACCTCATCTACGATCACCCTTAGCTGGGCAGCCTCCACGGACAACGTTGGTGTAACCGGATATGAGGTATACAACGGAACTGCTTTGGTGACAACCGTTAGTGGAACATCGGCAACTGTTACGGGTCTAACGGCAGACACCTCTTATACGTTTACAGTAAAAGCGAAGGATGCGGCAGGTAACCTGTCTGCTGCGAGCAGTGCCTTGACGGTGAAAACCGAAGTGGGTACGACGAATCCCGGCGTCTCCGCTTGGCAGGCAAATACGGCTTATGTCGTAGGGCAGCTGGTTACGTATAATGGAAAAACGTATAAATGCCTGCAATCCCATACCTCCTTAACGGGGTGGGAGCCTTCCAATGTGGCTGCATTGTGGCAGCTTCAACCGTAA
- a CDS encoding TIGR00266 family protein: protein MNYEILHEGAFAMLKVRLQRGERFKAESGAMVSMTPTVQLKGSAEGGMFAGIGRMISGEKFFFQELTAAGGPAEILLSPSTMGGVEAVELDGSYSLYVQKDGFLAGTEGIQVNSKMQNLKKGLFSGEGFFIIEISGRGTVFLSSYGAIHAIHLAAGEEVIVDNAHLVAWPQYMEYHIEKASQGWLSSVTSGEGLVCRFRGEGTVLIQSRNPQGFGQWVKQFIPSR, encoded by the coding sequence ATGAATTACGAAATTTTGCATGAAGGTGCTTTTGCCATGCTCAAGGTTCGTTTGCAGCGCGGAGAGCGATTCAAGGCTGAGAGCGGCGCCATGGTATCCATGACACCGACGGTTCAGCTAAAGGGATCTGCGGAGGGTGGCATGTTTGCCGGAATTGGAAGAATGATCAGCGGGGAGAAGTTTTTCTTTCAAGAGTTAACCGCTGCCGGAGGGCCTGCAGAGATTTTGCTGTCACCTTCCACCATGGGCGGTGTGGAGGCTGTTGAACTGGATGGCTCTTATTCGCTGTATGTGCAGAAGGATGGCTTTTTGGCGGGGACCGAAGGCATCCAGGTTAATAGTAAAATGCAAAACCTGAAGAAGGGCCTCTTCTCGGGAGAGGGTTTCTTCATTATTGAGATCAGCGGAAGAGGCACGGTATTCCTGTCTTCTTATGGTGCAATTCACGCGATTCACCTGGCCGCGGGAGAAGAAGTCATTGTGGATAACGCGCACCTGGTTGCCTGGCCTCAATATATGGAGTATCATATCGAAAAAGCATCGCAGGGCTGGTTATCCAGTGTAACCAGTGGTGAAGGACTGGTATGCCGATTCAGAGGCGAGGGCACAGTCCTGATCCAGAGCCGCAATCCGCAGGGATTCGGACAATGGGTGAAGCAGTTCATCCCTTCCCGCTGA